The following nucleotide sequence is from Elusimicrobiota bacterium.
GTATCTCGATGAGCGCGGCGTCGCCGGAGGCGATCGAGTCTTGGCCGTTGAGGGGGATCGTGGAATGGTTCATGGTCGGTGTCTCCCGGGTGAGCGAGGCCACGTATTATATTTGACGCCCCCGTGACGGCCGATGGCCGAACTGTTGCACCTTTGTGAACTTTTCTTGACGCGTGGGCCTTGACGCTCGACGGGGGCGGGGCTACACTGGAAAACGACGTCCTCGCCCATACCGATGATCAAGACGAGCCGTTCCCGCTTCGAGATCCGGCAGGACCCAGACACGACCGCGGCCGTGGCCGGACTGGCGCTGGCCTGCTTCGGCGCGGTGGAGATGATCGTCACGCTCGGCTCGACGCTCGCCGCGTACGCTTTCCGCAATCCCGTCCCGCTCCTCGTGCCCTGCGTGCGCTTCACGTTGGGCGCCGCCTTCATGGCGTCCGGCTGGCTGTTCCTGCGCGGGCGCTCGCGGGTCGTCATCGACCGGGAGCACCGGATGGTCGCGCGCTACCTCGGCGTCGGCGGGCACTCCTCCGGCGGCAACGCGACGTGGGATCTCGAGGAGTTCCGCGCCGTCATCCTGATCAGCCGCGAGCGCCGGCGCCTGCTGCTGGGCGCGGTCACCCGCTCCTACGTGGTGTGCCTGCGCCGTCACGACGGGGGGGACCTGGACCTGTACTGGGCCCGCGACGTGGAGGACGGAGCGCGCGCGGGCGCCAACGCCGCGGAATTCGCCGGGCTTCCTTACTACGGGCGCGAGCCGGCCTGAACGAACGATGTGATAAGATGGGCGCCATGACCGCGCTCTGTCTTCTCGCCCTGCTCGCCGCCGTTCCCGCCCCGGCCTCGCCTTCGCCCCGGACCGCCGGCCTGGCCGGCCTCGCCCTGAAATGCGCCGGCGCCGAGTTCCCGAACAAGGCGGATCACGTCGCGGCCGGAATGCACGACCTCGCCCGTCCGCGCGACGCCCACCCGTCCTTCTACGGGTGCTTCGACTGGCACTCGAGCGTCCACGGCCACTGGCTCATGGTCCGCGCCCTGAGGACCGAGGCCGCGCTTCCCGACGCGGCGAGGCTCCGCGCCGCGCTCGACGCGCATCTCTCCTCGGCCGCGGTCCGGGGGGAGCTCGCCTATCTCGCCCAGCCCGGCCGCAAGACGTTCGAGCGCACCTACGGCTGGGCCTGGCTGCTCAAGCTGGCGGAGGAGTTGCGCTCGTGGGACGACCCGGACGCGAAGCGCTGGTCCTCGAACCTCGAGCCTCTCGCCGCCGCCTTCGTCGCGCGGTACGAGGATTTCCTGCCCAAGCTCACCTACCCGATCCGCGTCGGGACGCATCCGAACACGGCGTTCGGGCTGGCCTTCGCGCTCGACTACGCCCGCGCCGCGGGCGACAAGGAGCTCGAGGCCCTGCTCGTCGGGCGCGCGAAGGCCTACTTCGCCGCCGACAAGGACTATCCCGCGGCGTGGGAGCCGGGCGGCGAGGACTTCTTCTCGCCGGCGCTGCTCGAGGCGGACCTCATGCGCCGGGTCCTTTCCCGGGAGGAGTTCTCCCGCTGGCTGACCGCCTTCCTTCCCGAGCTCGGCCGCGGCGGCCCCCGGTCGCTGATGACGCCGGCGATCGTGACGGACCGCGCCGACCCCAAGATCGTCCATCTCGACGGCCTGAACCTGAGCCGCGCCTGGTGCCTCAAGGGCGTCGCGGCCGCCCTGCCGCCCGCGGATCCGCGCCGGACCGTCATCCTCGCGGCGGCGGGGCGGCACCTGGACGCCTCCCTGCCGCACGTCGCCAGCGGCGACTACGCGGGCGAGCATTGGCTGGCGAGCTTCGCGCTGTACGCCTTGTCCGTGGACTAGCGCGGGCGCAGAGGGGACGGCTTGCCGTCCTTCATCGCGAAGTGGCCGCGCAGCGCGCGCGCGGTCGGCGGGGCGGCGGGCTTATTGACCGCCACCTTGAGCTCCGCGCCGATGCGGCACACGCCGTCGAAGCGCGCGTCGTGCATGATGCGGAACAGCTCGCAGCCCGCGTCGAGCGCCTTGTTGCCCAGCTCGCTGACCAGGTCGAGGACCATGTCGGTCGCGCAGAAGCACCACGGGCAGGAGCGGTTGGCGACGGACAGGTGCCCGCACTTGGGGCAGGCCCGGCCGATCTTCGCGTAGCCGTCGCGCACGAGCACCCGCGCCGCGGCGCCCTCCTGGATCGCCGTCGTCACGGCCTCGAGGCCGATCACGGCGCCTCCGACGCGCGCGGCGTCGAGCAGGCGGTGCACCAGCACGCTCTCGCGCACCGATCGGGCTTGGCGCTCGTTGTGGAGGACGCGCTCGAGCACGGCCTCGACGGGCCGCTCCGGCCCCAGCACCGGCTCGAGGATGACGTCCTTCTGCAGGGAGGCGTCGAGAAGGGGGAGGAACGACGACGCGAGCGCGTCCGGGGCGCCCAGGATGAGCCGGTCGAACCGGCGCTCGCGGGCGAGGGTGGCGGCGTGCTGCGACACGGCCCCGAGACCGTCCAGCGTCTCGAAATCGCCGCTCATCGCCTCGAGCTCGAACGCCAGGCCCATGTGCAGCTCGACGAAGCGCGCCTTGGCCGGACCGAGGAGCAAAGTCATGAAGCGGTTGTACTGGCCCGCGAGCGCGTTGAGCGGGCGGAGATCGAGGGTCTCCGCGGCGCTCAAGGTGCTCTTGAACGGCTGAGGCAGGGCGAAGGTCTCGAACAATCCCCGCTTGGCGCAGGAGTACACCGCGGCCAGGCGGTGCGGCCCCGGGACGAACTCCGATTTGACGAACGTCTCGATGCGGTCGATGTCGCGGCCGAGCAGCTTCATGCGCGGGTCGCGGCGGGCGTCGGCGGCGAGCTGGTGGAAGGTCGACGGATACAGGCCGCCGCCGTCCACGGCGAGGTGCAGGGTGACGGCGTCGGGCTCCAGGGAACGGAAAGCCGCGAGGGCTTCGATCCTCGCGGCGCTCAGGAAAAGGGGCGTGGGTGACATGGTCGATCCGTTGCCCTAAGGATAACCCGCGGACCGCGATCCGTCAAGGAAACACGGGGTTAAGACGGCGGGTCATGCGCGCTTCATAAACTCTTTGCCCTCCCTCCATTGGAGTCCGCGGGCGGGCGTGTTATCCTGAGTTCGTCGGACGGCGAGCGGCTCTCTGAGGGGGGAACCGCTCGCCTCGTTTCAGGGGACGGTTCAGCGCGGATTCTCCACGCGGCGCAGGTTCCCCTCCCAATCCGAGAAGTAAGCGGAGCGCCCGGTCGCGATCAGGAAGCCGTCCTTGAGAGGGACCGCCTCCTCGATGTCTTCGCGCAAGGGACGCGACAGGACCGTGCGCCCGGCGGCGTCGAGGACCGTGAGCTTCCCGCCCCAGACGAGCCAGGCCTTGCCCTCCGCGCGGCGCATCAGCGCGGGGCGGGAGGAGCGGGGCATGGAGAGCTCCCGCGCGAGGCGCGCGTAGGCGAGCGGCCGCGCGGGCTCGCCTCCGGAGTCGACGGCCCACAGCGTGGAGCCCGGTCCGAAGGAGAACAGAGTCCCGTCGGGCAGGCCTTGGTAGGTCGAGCCGTGCAGGGGCCAGGCGATCGCGGCCGTTCCGTCCGCGCGGCACAGCGCGACCTGCTCGCCCTCGGCGGTCCGCACCGGGACCAGGTACGCCCGGCGGCCGGCGGCCTCGTCGGGATACACGGGGTCCGGGTCCAGCGCGACGCCCGGCAAAGTCCACCGTTTCCCGCCCGCCTCGAGGCATTTGCCCGCGCAAGCGACGCGTCCGACCGAGGCTTCGCCCCGGCGATGGGACAGGAAGCCCGTGTAGCCTTCGAACCAGGCCGCCTTGTCGCCGCGGACGAAATAGTCGGCGGCCGGGGCCAAGAGCACGCGCTTGGCGTCGGGGTAGCGGTGCTTCAGCGGAACGCCGCCGATCATCGAGAGCGAGCCGTGGTCCGTCATCCGACGGCTCTCGGCCTTGCCGCCTTCGACGCGCCACAGCTCG
It contains:
- a CDS encoding DUF2891 domain-containing protein; translated protein: MGAMTALCLLALLAAVPAPASPSPRTAGLAGLALKCAGAEFPNKADHVAAGMHDLARPRDAHPSFYGCFDWHSSVHGHWLMVRALRTEAALPDAARLRAALDAHLSSAAVRGELAYLAQPGRKTFERTYGWAWLLKLAEELRSWDDPDAKRWSSNLEPLAAAFVARYEDFLPKLTYPIRVGTHPNTAFGLAFALDYARAAGDKELEALLVGRAKAYFAADKDYPAAWEPGGEDFFSPALLEADLMRRVLSREEFSRWLTAFLPELGRGGPRSLMTPAIVTDRADPKIVHLDGLNLSRAWCLKGVAAALPPADPRRTVILAAAGRHLDASLPHVASGDYAGEHWLASFALYALSVD